A part of Streptomyces sp. NBC_01497 genomic DNA contains:
- a CDS encoding glycoside hydrolase family 3 C-terminal domain-containing protein, translating into MRRRRPLFGAVASGALLAAAMAVPASEGAAAAAPAQAGTAASVASAACPWIGSKAPVDHRVSQVLSKLRLDEEITMVHGAAGSAYTGYIPGDARLCIPALKMQDGPVGVRMDDTTQLPAAANVAASFDPSVAKAYGAVIGAEDKTKGVDVDLGPTVNIVRDPRWGRAFESYSEDPYLTGQIGSADIEGIQSQGVMAQVKHWAVYNQETNRNTVTDNAVIDDRTVQEVYTAAFGAIVAQAKPSSAMCSYSSINGTYACENAYLNNILKNQFGFDGFITSDWGGTHSTVASANAGMDMQMPDDSYFGTALKTAVQNGQVAKARVDDMVTRIMREEFRFGLFDHPSADTPDAVASTAGHVAVAKQAAEDGAVLLKNSGNVLPLDGKKVKSIAVIGDGAGKDTMSAGGGSATVAGTGTVTPYDGITARAGSGTTVTYAQGNVSANGQLPLVDSQYLTPPSGTGHGLQGDYYANETLAGSPAATRTDAQVDFNWNGAAPAAGVPGTDFSTKWTGTLTPPATGTYTFGLTSDDGSRLLIDGKQVIDNWRDQATHTQTGTVTLTADKPVSVEVDYYQGTGGDEVHLGWETPGSDLVGQAAGLAAKSDVAIVYANDFESEGSDLANIDLPGDQNALIEAVAKANPNTVVVLNTGSAVTMPWIDQVKGVFEAWYPGQESGNAIAALLYGDVNPSGKLPVTFPKSLDQVPASSAAQWPGVDGKVQYSEGLDVGYKYYDAKGETPLYPFGYGLSYTSYRFSDLRVDGSTLRENGKLRVTADVTNSGDRAGSEVAQLYLSDPKAAGEPANQLKGFVKVALKAHQTKQVSFEVTARDASYWNTDAQAWTLTPGSYQVHVGDSSRSLPLSGGFQVRTTTGPRYTKVSAPSPVAGGTTVAVKTTFTNGSTQPVLAPTTKLSVPSGWRATASGAATHLTVLPGRSVSTTWSVKVPADAKGGSAQVTGSTRYLGSPRTSPGDGSATVQVAYPNLASSATDVGVTDDADPGAGTFGGAGYSYSAQALADAGITPGGQVTTAAATFTWPDVAAGGADDVPAAGQAVVVHGSGSRLAFLGAGTNGTQSGQATVTYTDGTTSTGTVTLADWYSNKAVDGSALVATTAHWNNPATDTLPHDHQVSLYASSVPLTAGKQVAYVTLPANTALHVFAAAIG; encoded by the coding sequence ATGCGCAGAAGAAGACCACTCTTCGGAGCGGTTGCGTCCGGCGCTCTGCTCGCCGCGGCGATGGCCGTACCCGCGTCCGAGGGCGCGGCTGCCGCGGCCCCCGCCCAGGCCGGTACCGCCGCGTCCGTGGCGTCGGCCGCCTGTCCCTGGATCGGCTCCAAGGCGCCGGTCGACCACCGTGTCTCCCAGGTCCTGTCGAAGCTGAGGCTGGACGAGGAGATCACGATGGTGCACGGGGCCGCCGGCTCCGCGTACACCGGCTACATCCCGGGCGACGCCCGCCTGTGCATCCCCGCCCTGAAGATGCAGGACGGCCCGGTCGGCGTCCGGATGGACGACACGACCCAGCTGCCCGCGGCGGCGAACGTCGCGGCGTCCTTCGACCCGTCGGTCGCGAAGGCGTACGGCGCGGTGATCGGCGCCGAGGACAAGACCAAGGGTGTCGACGTCGACCTCGGGCCGACGGTGAACATCGTCCGCGACCCGCGCTGGGGCCGCGCCTTCGAGTCGTACAGCGAGGACCCGTACCTCACGGGGCAGATCGGTTCGGCCGATATCGAGGGCATCCAGTCCCAGGGCGTGATGGCCCAGGTGAAGCACTGGGCGGTCTACAACCAGGAGACCAACCGCAACACGGTCACTGACAACGCTGTCATCGATGACCGGACCGTCCAGGAGGTCTACACGGCCGCCTTCGGCGCCATCGTCGCCCAGGCCAAACCCTCGTCGGCCATGTGCTCGTACTCGTCGATCAACGGCACGTACGCCTGCGAGAACGCCTACCTCAACAACATCCTGAAGAACCAGTTCGGCTTCGACGGCTTCATCACCTCCGACTGGGGCGGCACCCACTCGACGGTCGCCTCCGCGAACGCGGGCATGGACATGCAGATGCCCGACGACTCCTACTTCGGTACGGCCCTCAAGACCGCCGTGCAGAACGGGCAGGTCGCCAAGGCCCGCGTGGACGACATGGTCACTCGGATCATGCGCGAGGAGTTCCGCTTCGGCCTCTTCGACCACCCGTCCGCCGACACACCGGACGCGGTCGCGTCCACGGCCGGCCACGTCGCCGTGGCGAAGCAGGCCGCCGAGGACGGCGCCGTCCTGCTGAAGAACAGCGGCAACGTCCTGCCGCTGGACGGCAAGAAGGTCAAGTCGATCGCCGTCATCGGTGACGGCGCCGGCAAGGACACCATGAGCGCGGGCGGCGGCAGCGCCACCGTCGCGGGCACCGGCACCGTCACGCCGTACGACGGGATCACGGCGCGCGCGGGCTCCGGGACCACCGTCACGTACGCGCAGGGCAACGTCAGCGCGAACGGGCAGCTCCCCCTGGTCGACAGCCAGTACCTGACCCCGCCGTCCGGCACCGGCCACGGCCTGCAGGGCGACTACTACGCGAACGAGACGCTCGCGGGCTCCCCGGCCGCGACGCGCACCGACGCGCAGGTCGACTTCAACTGGAACGGCGCGGCACCCGCCGCGGGCGTGCCCGGCACGGACTTCTCCACGAAGTGGACCGGCACCCTGACGCCGCCGGCGACCGGCACGTACACCTTCGGTCTGACCAGCGACGACGGCAGCCGGCTGCTGATCGACGGCAAGCAGGTCATCGACAACTGGCGCGACCAGGCCACCCACACCCAGACCGGCACCGTCACGCTGACCGCGGACAAGCCGGTGTCGGTCGAGGTCGACTACTACCAGGGCACCGGCGGCGACGAGGTGCACCTCGGCTGGGAGACCCCGGGCAGTGACCTCGTGGGCCAGGCGGCCGGCCTCGCCGCGAAGTCGGACGTCGCGATCGTCTACGCCAACGACTTCGAGTCCGAGGGCAGCGACCTCGCGAACATCGACCTGCCGGGCGACCAGAACGCGCTCATCGAGGCCGTCGCCAAGGCGAACCCGAACACGGTCGTCGTGCTGAACACCGGCTCGGCGGTCACCATGCCCTGGATCGACCAGGTCAAGGGGGTCTTCGAGGCGTGGTACCCGGGCCAGGAGTCCGGCAACGCGATCGCGGCGCTGCTGTACGGCGACGTGAACCCCTCCGGCAAACTGCCGGTGACGTTCCCGAAGTCCCTGGACCAGGTGCCCGCTTCGAGCGCCGCGCAGTGGCCCGGCGTGGACGGCAAGGTGCAGTACTCGGAGGGCCTGGACGTCGGGTACAAGTACTACGACGCGAAGGGCGAGACGCCGCTCTACCCGTTCGGCTACGGGCTCTCGTACACCTCGTACCGCTTCTCGGACCTGCGGGTCGACGGCTCGACGCTGCGGGAGAACGGGAAGCTGCGCGTGACGGCGGACGTCACCAACAGCGGTGACCGCGCCGGCTCCGAGGTGGCGCAGCTCTACCTGAGCGATCCGAAGGCCGCCGGTGAGCCGGCGAACCAGCTGAAGGGCTTCGTGAAGGTGGCCCTCAAGGCCCACCAGACGAAGCAGGTCTCCTTCGAGGTGACGGCGCGCGACGCGTCGTACTGGAACACCGACGCGCAGGCGTGGACGCTGACCCCCGGCTCCTACCAGGTGCACGTGGGCGACTCGTCGCGCAGCCTCCCGCTGAGCGGCGGCTTCCAGGTCCGTACGACGACGGGCCCGCGCTACACGAAGGTGTCCGCGCCCTCACCGGTGGCCGGTGGCACCACGGTCGCGGTGAAGACGACGTTCACCAACGGCTCGACCCAGCCGGTCCTCGCGCCGACGACGAAGCTGTCCGTGCCGTCCGGTTGGCGGGCGACGGCCTCCGGCGCGGCGACGCACCTCACGGTGCTGCCGGGCAGGTCGGTGTCGACGACCTGGTCCGTGAAGGTACCGGCCGACGCGAAGGGCGGTTCCGCGCAGGTGACCGGCTCCACCCGCTACCTCGGCTCACCGCGTACGAGCCCCGGTGACGGATCCGCGACGGTGCAGGTCGCGTACCCGAACCTGGCGTCCTCGGCGACGGACGTCGGAGTGACGGACGACGCCGACCCCGGAGCCGGCACCTTCGGCGGCGCCGGGTACAGCTACTCGGCGCAGGCGCTGGCCGACGCGGGTATCACTCCGGGCGGGCAGGTGACGACGGCAGCGGCCACCTTCACCTGGCCGGACGTCGCGGCGGGCGGCGCCGACGACGTGCCCGCGGCCGGGCAGGCCGTGGTGGTGCACGGATCGGGCTCGCGGCTGGCGTTCCTCGGCGCGGGCACGAACGGCACACAGAGCGGGCAGGCCACCGTCACGTACACGGACGGCACGACGTCGACCGGCACGGTGACGCTGGCGGACTGGTACAGCAACAAGGCGGTGGACGGCAGCGCGCTGGTCGCGACCACGGCGCACTGGAACAACCCCGCCACGGACACGTTGCCGCACGACCACCAGGTCAGCCTGTACGCGTCGTCGGTGCCGCTGACGGCGGGCAAGCAGGTGGCGTACGTGACGCTGCCGGCGAACACGGCACTGCACGTGTTCGCGGCGGCGATCGGATAG
- the hrpA gene encoding ATP-dependent RNA helicase HrpA translates to MSTSIADLQSLLAEVSLRDAQRLGRRLEGTRRIRKPEARQAVLDEIAAEAGKAAERVRRRAARLPEITYPEQLPVSRRKDTILEAIRDHQVVIVAGETGSGKTTQIPKICLELGRGVRGMIGHTQPRRLAARTVAERVAEELGTPLGETIGWKVRFTDQVNPESTFVKLMTDGILLAEVQTDRELLAYDTIIIDEAHERSLNIDFLLGYLAQLLPRRPDLKLIITSATIDPERFARHFGAFAAVGPARATGSAGTPGTAPAADAAPAKDRSAPIIEVSGRTYPVEVRYRPLLEEEGDEGDRDQITAISDAVDELQAEGPGDILVFLSGEREIRDTADALERRHLRNTEILPLYARLSHAEQHRVFQPHGNRRVVLATNVAETSLTVPGIKYVIDPGTARISRYSHRTKVQRLPIERVSQASANQRKGRCGRTSDGICIRLYSEEDFVSRPEFTDAEILRTNLASVILQMTAAGLGDIEKFPFIDPPDHRNIRDGVQLLQELGALEPDSKDKRGRLTPLGRKLSQLPVDPRLARMVIEADRNGCVREVMVIAAALSIQDPRERPAEKQAQADQQHARFKDETSDFLAFLNLWRYLREQQEARSSSSFRRMCKSEYLNYLRIREWQDIYSQLRTVARQMGIVLNEDDAPEQHVHVSLLAGLLSHIGMKDVKDGKDGKGGADSKGEGGRRGGEYVGARNAKFAIFPGSALFRKPPRFLMSAELVETSRLWARVNAAIEPEWIEPLAGHLLKRTYSEPHWEKDMAAVMAYEKVTLYGVPIVTDRKINYGRVDAEVSRDLFIRSALVEGDWRTHHQFFHDNRKLLGEVEELEHRARRRDILVDDETLFDFYDQRVPDDVVSGAHFDAWWKRKRGEEPELLDFERSMLINEAAESVTKDDYPDSWREGPLKFRVTYQFEPGADADGVTVHIPLQVLNQVTGEGFDWQIPGLREQVVTELIRSLPKPIRRHYVPAPNFAQRFLDRAVPRQEPLPTTLARELRLMVGVPVTADDFDVSRVPDHLKITFRIVDERRRKLAEAKDLETLRLQLRPKARQALSQAAAATAERSGGEAIERTGLKDWTIGSLVRVFETRRAGQPVKAYPALVDQGDTVAVRLFDTEAEQRLAMWRGTRRLILLNIPVNAAKFASGKLTNQQKLNLSSNPHGSIQALFEDCATAAADKLMADHGGPAWDEESYRKLYDSVRADLVDATVRTVAQVQQILAAWGACERRLRATTSPALLPNVQDVRDQLARLVPAGFVTAVGVRRLPDVMRYLVAADRRLQQMPTAVQRDTTRMEKVHEMQDEYAWLLEQLPQGRPVPEQVENIRWMIEELRVSYFAHALGTAQPVSDKRIVKAIDAAAP, encoded by the coding sequence ATGTCTACTTCCATCGCCGACCTCCAGTCCCTGCTGGCCGAGGTCTCCCTGCGCGACGCGCAGCGGCTCGGCCGCCGGCTCGAAGGCACCCGGCGCATCCGCAAGCCCGAAGCACGCCAGGCCGTGCTGGACGAGATCGCCGCCGAGGCCGGGAAGGCGGCCGAGCGCGTCCGGCGGCGCGCCGCCCGGCTGCCCGAGATCACCTATCCCGAACAGCTCCCCGTCAGCCGGCGCAAGGACACGATCCTGGAGGCGATACGCGACCACCAGGTCGTGATCGTCGCCGGTGAGACCGGGTCGGGCAAGACCACCCAGATCCCCAAGATCTGCCTGGAGCTCGGCCGGGGCGTGCGCGGCATGATCGGGCACACCCAGCCCCGCCGTCTCGCCGCCCGTACGGTCGCCGAGCGCGTCGCGGAGGAGTTGGGCACACCGCTCGGCGAGACCATCGGCTGGAAGGTCCGCTTCACCGACCAGGTCAACCCCGAGTCGACGTTCGTGAAGCTCATGACGGACGGCATCCTGCTCGCCGAGGTCCAGACCGACCGCGAACTGCTCGCGTACGACACGATCATCATCGACGAGGCGCACGAACGCAGCCTCAACATCGACTTCCTGCTCGGCTACCTCGCCCAACTGCTGCCGCGCCGTCCGGACCTCAAGCTCATCATCACGTCCGCGACGATCGACCCGGAGCGTTTCGCCCGGCACTTCGGCGCGTTCGCGGCCGTGGGCCCCGCCCGCGCCACGGGTTCCGCCGGCACCCCCGGCACCGCCCCCGCCGCCGACGCCGCCCCGGCGAAGGACCGCAGCGCCCCGATCATCGAGGTGTCCGGCCGTACGTACCCCGTGGAGGTCCGGTACCGGCCGCTCCTGGAAGAGGAGGGTGACGAGGGCGACCGCGACCAGATCACCGCGATCTCCGACGCCGTGGACGAACTCCAGGCCGAAGGGCCCGGCGACATCCTCGTCTTCCTCTCGGGCGAGCGCGAGATCCGCGACACCGCGGACGCTCTGGAGCGGCGTCACCTGAGGAACACCGAGATTCTCCCCCTGTACGCGCGGCTGTCCCACGCGGAGCAGCACCGCGTCTTCCAGCCGCACGGCAACCGCCGTGTCGTCCTCGCGACCAACGTCGCGGAGACGTCGCTGACCGTGCCCGGCATCAAGTACGTGATCGATCCCGGCACCGCCCGCATCTCCCGCTACAGCCACCGCACCAAGGTCCAGCGACTGCCGATCGAACGGGTGTCCCAGGCCAGCGCCAACCAGCGCAAGGGCCGTTGCGGCCGCACGTCGGACGGCATCTGCATCCGGCTGTACTCGGAGGAGGACTTCGTCTCCCGCCCCGAGTTCACGGACGCGGAGATCCTGCGGACGAACCTCGCGTCGGTCATCCTCCAGATGACGGCGGCCGGCCTCGGCGACATCGAGAAGTTCCCCTTCATCGACCCGCCGGACCACCGCAACATCCGTGACGGCGTACAACTCCTCCAGGAGCTCGGCGCGCTGGAGCCGGACAGCAAGGACAAGCGCGGGCGGCTCACCCCGCTCGGCCGCAAGCTCTCCCAGCTGCCCGTCGACCCGCGCCTCGCGCGCATGGTCATCGAGGCGGACCGCAACGGCTGCGTGCGCGAGGTCATGGTGATCGCGGCGGCCCTGTCGATCCAGGACCCGCGCGAGCGCCCGGCGGAGAAGCAGGCCCAGGCCGACCAGCAGCACGCCCGGTTCAAGGACGAGACGTCCGACTTCCTGGCGTTCCTCAACCTGTGGCGCTATCTGCGCGAGCAGCAGGAGGCCAGGTCGTCGTCCTCGTTCCGGCGGATGTGCAAGTCCGAGTACCTGAACTACCTGCGGATCAGGGAGTGGCAGGACATCTACAGCCAGCTCCGCACCGTCGCGCGGCAGATGGGGATCGTCCTGAACGAGGACGACGCCCCGGAGCAGCACGTCCATGTGTCGCTGCTCGCGGGCCTGCTGTCGCACATCGGTATGAAGGACGTGAAGGACGGCAAGGACGGCAAGGGAGGGGCTGACAGCAAGGGCGAGGGCGGCCGGCGGGGCGGCGAGTACGTCGGCGCGCGGAACGCCAAGTTCGCGATCTTCCCCGGGTCGGCGCTGTTCAGGAAGCCGCCCCGGTTCCTGATGTCCGCCGAACTGGTCGAGACGTCCCGGCTGTGGGCGCGCGTCAACGCAGCGATCGAGCCCGAGTGGATCGAACCGCTCGCCGGCCACCTGCTGAAGCGCACGTACAGCGAGCCGCACTGGGAGAAGGACATGGCGGCCGTGATGGCGTACGAGAAGGTCACGCTGTACGGCGTGCCGATCGTCACCGACCGCAAGATCAACTACGGCCGTGTCGACGCCGAGGTCTCCCGCGACCTGTTCATCCGCAGCGCGCTGGTGGAGGGCGACTGGCGGACCCACCACCAGTTCTTCCACGACAACCGCAAACTGCTCGGCGAGGTCGAGGAGCTGGAGCACCGCGCGCGGCGCCGCGACATCCTCGTGGACGACGAGACGCTGTTCGACTTCTACGACCAGCGGGTCCCTGACGACGTGGTCTCGGGCGCGCACTTCGACGCCTGGTGGAAGCGCAAGCGCGGTGAGGAGCCGGAACTCCTCGACTTCGAACGGTCGATGCTCATCAATGAGGCCGCGGAGTCCGTCACCAAGGACGACTACCCGGACTCGTGGCGGGAGGGCCCCCTGAAGTTCCGGGTCACGTACCAGTTCGAGCCGGGTGCGGACGCGGACGGCGTGACCGTCCACATCCCGCTGCAGGTGCTCAACCAGGTGACGGGTGAGGGCTTCGACTGGCAGATCCCGGGCCTGCGGGAGCAGGTCGTCACCGAGTTGATCCGGTCGCTGCCGAAGCCGATCAGGCGGCACTACGTCCCGGCCCCGAACTTCGCGCAGCGCTTCCTCGACCGGGCCGTGCCCCGCCAGGAGCCGCTGCCCACGACCCTCGCCCGGGAACTGCGGCTCATGGTCGGCGTGCCGGTCACGGCGGACGACTTCGACGTGTCCCGCGTGCCCGACCATCTGAAGATCACATTCCGGATCGTCGACGAGAGACGGCGGAAACTCGCGGAGGCGAAGGATCTCGAAACGCTCCGCCTCCAACTGCGCCCCAAGGCACGCCAGGCCCTGTCCCAGGCCGCGGCGGCGACGGCGGAGCGCTCCGGCGGCGAGGCCATCGAACGCACCGGCCTCAAGGACTGGACGATCGGCTCGCTGGTACGGGTCTTCGAGACGCGCAGGGCGGGACAGCCCGTCAAGGCGTACCCCGCGCTCGTCGACCAGGGCGACACGGTGGCGGTACGGCTCTTCGACACCGAGGCCGAGCAGCGGCTCGCCATGTGGCGCGGTACGCGCCGGCTCATCCTGCTGAACATCCCGGTCAACGCGGCGAAGTTCGCGTCGGGCAAGCTCACCAACCAGCAGAAGCTCAACCTGTCGAGCAATCCGCACGGCTCCATCCAGGCGCTGTTCGAGGACTGCGCGACCGCCGCGGCCGACAAACTGATGGCCGACCACGGCGGACCCGCCTGGGACGAGGAGTCGTACCGCAAGCTCTACGACAGCGTCCGCGCGGACCTCGTCGACGCGACCGTACGGACCGTGGCGCAGGTGCAGCAGATCCTGGCGGCCTGGGGGGCGTGCGAACGGCGCCTGCGCGCCACGACGAGCCCGGCGCTGCTGCCCAACGTCCAGGACGTCAGGGACCAGCTGGCGCGGCTCGTACCGGCGGGGTTCGTGACGGCGGTCGGCGTACGGCGGCTGCCCGACGTCATGCGGTATCTCGTGGCGGCGGACCGGCGGTTGCAGCAGATGCCGACGGCCGTCCAGCGGGACACCACCCGCATGGAGAAGGTCCACGAGATGCAGGACGAGTACGCGTGGCTGCTGGAACAGCTGCCCCAGGGCCGCCCGGTGCCGGAGCAGGTCGAGAACATCCGCTGGATGATCGAGGAACTGCGGGTCAGTTACTTCGCGCACGCCCTGGGCACGGCGCAGCCCGTCTCGGACAAGCGGATCGTGAAGGCGATCGACGCGGCGGCGCCGTAG